In Vigna unguiculata cultivar IT97K-499-35 chromosome 3, ASM411807v1, whole genome shotgun sequence, a single genomic region encodes these proteins:
- the LOC114179115 gene encoding GATA transcription factor 18-like yields MHRSCGNSQAHVMGTCTCTMLHTETNSYSILFSMPNTHAPYYDYQHDIYPSSSVDCTLSLGTPSTRFTEGEELRNRHEHRSSVTNFRWDMLQSKHTSQSQTNKSTRATNAASNNDSLLARRCANCDTTSTPLWRNGPRGPKSLCNACGIRYKKEERRASAAAATSAAVPGSVMESSRSYGSQSSSWYAHPQMGNELRFMEDSDDRDSEDGIPFFSWNLNVPDRTSMVHDYTR; encoded by the exons ATGCATCGTTCTTGCGGGAACTCCCAGGCTCACGTGATGGGCACCTGCACATGCACCATGCTTCACACCGAAACCAACTCCTACTCCATCCTCTTCTCTATGCCCAACACCCACGCCCCCTATTATGATTACCAACACGACATCTATCCCTCTTCCTCCGTCGACTGCACGCTCTCCCTCGGAACCCCTTCCACGCGTTTCACCGAAGGCGAGGAGTTGCGAAACCGCCACGAACATCGCTCTTCCGTCACCAACTTCCGCTGGGACATGCTGCAATCCAAACACACCTCGCAATCTCAAACCAATAAATCTACCAGAGCAACCAATGCCGCCTCCAACAACGACTCTCTCCTCGCTCGTCGCTGCGCCAACTGCGACACCACTTCTACCCCCCTCTGGAGAAACGGTCCCCGTGGCCCTAAG TCACTGTGCAATGCTTGCGGGATCAGATATAAGAAGGAAGAGAGAAGAGCATCAGCTGCCGCCGCCACGTCGGCGGCGGTTCCCGGCAGCGTGATGGAATCGTCGCGCTCGTACGGCAGCCAAAGCAGTTCGTGGTACGCACACCCGCAGATGGGTAACGAGTTACGTTTCATGGAGGATTCCGACGATAGAGATTCGGAGGATGGCATTCCGTTCTTCTCTTGGAACCTTAACGTCCCAGACCGAACGAGCATGGTGCACGACTACACGAGATGA